From Echinicola jeungdonensis, the proteins below share one genomic window:
- a CDS encoding Na(+)-translocating NADH-quinone reductase subunit A, whose translation MSKLVKLKKGFDIKLAGKAEKQIEAFQPAQTFAIKPTDFVGMQRPKVLVNEGDTVKSGTPILFDKKLDKVLYAAPVSGEIVEIKRGEKRRLLEIKILADKEISYEEFDKFSESDIKSISKEAAVDQLLKGGVWPQIIQRPYGIVANPEDEPKAIFISGFDSHPLAPDYGMLLKGQEKYFQAGIDVLKRLTPGTVHLNLDAQSEVLSVYSDLKNVQVNKFSGPHPAGNVGIQIHHLDPIGKTDIAWTINPYGVAQIGKLFLEGVYDASKVIAVTGSEAKKAAYANTYLGACVDKFVAENTNSSNFRVVSGNVLTGERINHDGYVGYYDHQITLLPEGDYYEFLGWAKPTTDKLSFHRALGLFSFLSPNKEFVLDTNKRGEERAFVQTGVFEKVTPMDILPVYLLKAIMAEDFDEMEELGIYEIVEEDLALCEFIDVSKHPVQEIVRKGIELIQYS comes from the coding sequence ATGTCAAAACTAGTTAAGCTTAAGAAGGGATTTGATATTAAGCTGGCGGGAAAGGCTGAAAAACAAATAGAAGCTTTCCAGCCAGCTCAGACCTTCGCCATCAAGCCTACGGACTTTGTGGGGATGCAGCGCCCTAAAGTTCTTGTCAATGAAGGGGATACCGTCAAATCAGGTACGCCTATCCTATTTGATAAAAAACTCGATAAAGTGCTTTATGCAGCTCCAGTATCAGGGGAAATTGTCGAAATAAAGCGGGGCGAAAAAAGAAGATTGTTGGAGATTAAAATCCTGGCCGATAAGGAGATCAGCTATGAGGAATTTGACAAATTCTCTGAATCGGATATAAAATCCATCTCTAAAGAAGCGGCCGTTGATCAATTATTGAAAGGCGGGGTTTGGCCACAAATTATCCAAAGGCCTTATGGTATTGTTGCCAATCCGGAGGATGAACCCAAGGCCATTTTTATTTCGGGATTTGATTCCCATCCCTTAGCACCAGATTATGGGATGCTTTTAAAAGGGCAGGAAAAATACTTCCAAGCAGGAATTGATGTCCTGAAAAGACTTACCCCAGGCACTGTTCACTTGAACCTGGATGCCCAATCTGAAGTTTTGTCAGTTTATTCTGACCTTAAAAATGTACAGGTCAATAAATTTTCCGGCCCTCACCCAGCTGGAAATGTAGGTATCCAAATCCACCACTTGGATCCGATCGGTAAGACCGATATTGCCTGGACGATTAATCCTTATGGAGTTGCTCAAATTGGTAAACTCTTTTTAGAAGGTGTATATGATGCTTCCAAAGTGATAGCCGTGACCGGTTCTGAGGCAAAAAAAGCGGCCTACGCAAATACTTATCTGGGTGCTTGTGTTGATAAATTTGTAGCAGAAAATACCAATTCAAGTAACTTTAGGGTTGTTTCAGGAAATGTCCTTACAGGGGAAAGAATCAACCATGATGGGTATGTTGGTTATTATGACCACCAGATTACCCTCCTTCCTGAAGGCGATTATTATGAGTTTTTGGGTTGGGCGAAACCAACTACAGATAAGCTTAGTTTCCACCGTGCACTTGGCTTGTTTTCATTCCTTTCTCCCAATAAGGAATTTGTTTTGGATACCAACAAGAGGGGTGAAGAAAGGGCTTTTGTTCAAACAGGTGTTTTTGAGAAAGTAACCCCTATGGATATTTTACCAGTTTATCTCTTGAAAGCCATCATGGCTGAGGATTTTGATGAAATGGAAGAGTTGGGGATTTATGAAATCGTGGAAGAAGATTTGGCACTTTGTGAATTCATCGATGTATCCAAGCACCCTGTACAAGAAATAGTCAGAAAAGGAATAGAACTAATTCAATATAGTTAA
- a CDS encoding NADH:ubiquinone reductase (Na(+)-transporting) subunit B produces MKFLRDLLDKQKPLFQKGGKLERLYYLYEAGETFMFSPNHTADIKGTQVKDAIDLKRMMITVVVALLPCLLFGIYNTGEQHFLAVGESAATFGDKFLLGLKLVLPIVIVSYAAGGIVEAIFAVIRKHPINEGFLVTGLLIPLVVPATIPLWQVALATIFAVVIAKEVFGGTGMNILNVAMTARAFLYFAYPAQISGDQVWTYLGDKAAVDGFSGATALSVAYNAGQSGEVVTSALASHNAAIGDHLYSFANMFFGFIPGSIGETSVLMVLIGALILIATGVGSWKIILSGFAGAYIMGLIMNVLAVNEFMALPAHYHLVMGGVAFGIVFMATDPVSASQTESGKWIYGLLIGILTVIIRVTNPAYPEGIMLAVLLMNVFAPLIDYYVVKANKKRRLQRATV; encoded by the coding sequence ATGAAGTTTCTACGTGATCTGTTAGATAAACAGAAGCCACTATTTCAAAAGGGTGGCAAATTGGAGCGTTTGTATTATTTGTATGAGGCAGGGGAGACTTTTATGTTTTCTCCCAATCATACAGCAGATATAAAAGGAACGCAGGTTAAAGACGCCATCGATCTTAAAAGGATGATGATCACTGTAGTGGTTGCCCTTTTGCCTTGCTTATTATTTGGGATCTATAACACAGGAGAACAACATTTTCTTGCTGTAGGCGAGAGTGCTGCTACCTTTGGAGATAAATTCCTTTTGGGCTTGAAATTGGTGCTGCCCATTGTTATTGTGTCATATGCTGCTGGTGGTATTGTTGAAGCTATCTTTGCAGTAATTAGAAAACACCCCATTAATGAAGGGTTTTTGGTAACAGGGCTATTGATTCCCCTTGTTGTTCCTGCCACTATTCCTTTATGGCAAGTGGCTTTGGCTACTATATTTGCCGTAGTCATTGCCAAAGAGGTGTTTGGAGGAACAGGAATGAATATCCTGAACGTTGCCATGACTGCAAGGGCATTCTTGTACTTTGCTTATCCAGCACAGATTTCTGGAGATCAGGTATGGACTTATTTGGGGGATAAAGCAGCCGTTGATGGATTTTCCGGCGCTACCGCATTAAGTGTTGCTTATAATGCTGGACAAAGCGGTGAGGTCGTTACTTCCGCATTGGCTTCTCATAATGCAGCCATTGGAGACCATTTGTACAGCTTTGCCAATATGTTCTTTGGATTTATTCCCGGTTCTATCGGAGAGACCTCAGTCTTGATGGTCCTGATCGGTGCTTTGATCCTAATTGCCACAGGTGTGGGAAGCTGGAAAATTATTTTAAGTGGTTTTGCAGGTGCCTATATCATGGGGTTGATTATGAACGTCTTGGCGGTCAATGAATTTATGGCATTGCCAGCTCACTATCACCTTGTAATGGGCGGGGTAGCCTTTGGTATTGTGTTTATGGCCACTGATCCGGTTTCTGCTTCCCAGACCGAATCCGGAAAGTGGATTTATGGGTTATTGATCGGTATCCTTACCGTGATTATCCGGGTGACCAATCCGGCCTACCCTGAGGGGATCATGCTTGCCGTTCTATTAATGAACGTGTTTGCCCCATTAATCGATTATTATGTTGTGAAAGCAAACAAGAAAAGGAGGTTACAACGTGCAACAGTCTAA
- the nqrC gene encoding NADH:ubiquinone reductase (Na(+)-transporting) subunit C, with protein MQQSNTYIITFSVILTVVLGFLLSGTSQLLGPIQKEAEALDTKKQILGAVMNAEEIATMKPKEIRSYYESHISSKVVNLEGEEITEQDGAKVQAETVDIGKNYKKAPEDRLFPVFVYHEEGSPEDVVAYILPLYGAGLWDAIWGYIALQTDINTIKGITLSHAGETPGLGARITSREVQQRFKGKEIFSESGDLASVAMQKGEGKDYSGEPHKVDGMSGATITGDGVNKMLENYLGYYQAYLKKLKGDGSGEGVAVLN; from the coding sequence GTGCAACAGTCTAATACATACATTATCACCTTTTCGGTAATTCTTACCGTAGTACTTGGGTTTTTATTGTCCGGGACGTCCCAATTATTGGGACCAATTCAGAAGGAGGCCGAGGCCTTGGATACTAAAAAGCAAATTTTGGGCGCGGTGATGAATGCTGAAGAAATTGCTACTATGAAGCCAAAGGAAATCAGGTCTTATTATGAAAGCCATATTTCTTCCAAAGTGGTAAACCTGGAAGGGGAGGAAATTACAGAGCAGGACGGTGCCAAAGTACAAGCGGAAACCGTTGACATTGGTAAGAATTATAAAAAAGCTCCAGAAGATAGACTTTTCCCAGTATTTGTTTATCATGAAGAAGGAAGTCCTGAAGATGTGGTGGCCTATATTCTCCCACTATATGGGGCAGGTCTATGGGATGCCATTTGGGGATATATCGCTTTGCAAACAGATATCAATACTATAAAGGGGATTACCTTATCCCACGCTGGTGAAACCCCAGGTTTGGGTGCCAGGATTACTTCCCGTGAGGTTCAGCAAAGATTCAAAGGGAAAGAAATTTTCTCTGAAAGTGGAGATTTGGCATCTGTTGCCATGCAAAAAGGAGAAGGCAAAGATTACTCCGGTGAACCGCATAAAGTGGATGGAATGTCAGGAGCTACCATTACTGGCGATGGAGTAAATAAGATGCTGGAAAACTATCTTGGTTACTACCAAGCCTACTTGAAGAAGCTTAAAGGCGACGGTTCAGGTGAAGGAGTAGCTGTATTAAATTAA
- a CDS encoding NADH:ubiquinone reductase (Na(+)-transporting) subunit D translates to MSTETAEKTEVKKSSEALLSKRRKKLVTDPLVDDNPITIQVLGICSALAVTTQMQPTLVMALSVIFVIVMANLTISIMRNTIPTRVRIIVQLAVIATLVTLVNEILKAFAYDMYKELSVFVGLIITNCIVMGRLEAFALGNKPYDSVLDGFGSALGYSWIILAVAFFRELWGSGSVFGVPVFDTVSSLFGEDFSLATNGLMVTPVGAFIILGLIIWVQRTKTGYVEH, encoded by the coding sequence ATGAGCACAGAAACAGCAGAAAAAACTGAAGTAAAAAAATCTTCCGAAGCGCTTCTGTCAAAAAGAAGGAAAAAACTGGTTACAGATCCTTTGGTGGATGATAACCCGATTACGATTCAGGTATTAGGGATCTGTTCGGCCCTAGCGGTAACCACACAGATGCAGCCTACCTTGGTAATGGCATTGTCTGTGATTTTCGTGATTGTGATGGCCAACCTTACCATTTCAATCATGAGGAATACCATTCCTACCAGGGTGCGGATCATTGTGCAATTGGCCGTGATTGCAACACTGGTAACTTTGGTTAATGAGATTTTGAAAGCCTTTGCTTACGACATGTATAAGGAATTGTCGGTCTTTGTAGGGTTGATCATTACCAACTGCATTGTGATGGGAAGGTTGGAAGCATTTGCCCTGGGTAATAAGCCATACGATTCTGTCTTGGATGGATTTGGTAGTGCCCTTGGGTATTCCTGGATCATCCTTGCAGTAGCATTCTTTAGAGAGCTTTGGGGATCAGGTTCCGTATTTGGTGTTCCTGTTTTTGATACCGTTTCCTCTTTATTTGGCGAGGACTTCTCCCTGGCCACCAATGGCCTAATGGTTACTCCGGTAGGAGCATTTATCATTTTGGGATTGATTATTTGGGTACAGCGTACCAAGACAGGTTATGTAGAACATTAA
- the nqrE gene encoding NADH:ubiquinone reductase (Na(+)-transporting) subunit E, with protein sequence MELFSLGIRSIFIDNMVFAYFLGMCSFLAVSKKVSTALGLGSAVIFVLTITVPLNWLLNEFVLKEGALSFLGESFSSVDLTFLRFIMFIAIIAAMVQLVEMVVENFAPALYGALGIFLPLIAVNCSILGGSLFMAQRDYTLAEASVYGFGSGTGFFLAIVALAAIREKLRYSNVPNGLKGLGITMLITGLMGIAFMSFMGIDL encoded by the coding sequence ATGGAATTATTTAGCTTAGGAATTCGGTCAATATTTATTGACAATATGGTATTTGCTTACTTTCTGGGGATGTGCTCTTTTTTGGCCGTATCCAAGAAAGTAAGTACAGCGTTAGGTCTTGGTTCTGCAGTGATCTTTGTATTGACCATTACCGTACCTTTAAACTGGTTGTTGAATGAATTTGTCCTTAAAGAGGGTGCATTATCCTTCCTTGGAGAATCATTTTCTTCTGTGGATCTTACCTTTTTAAGGTTCATCATGTTTATCGCTATCATCGCAGCCATGGTCCAATTGGTGGAAATGGTTGTAGAGAATTTTGCCCCTGCTCTTTATGGAGCTCTGGGGATTTTCCTTCCTTTGATTGCAGTAAACTGTTCAATCCTAGGTGGTTCATTGTTTATGGCCCAGCGGGATTATACCCTTGCAGAAGCTTCAGTTTATGGTTTTGGCTCAGGAACAGGTTTCTTCCTGGCGATTGTAGCTTTGGCTGCCATCCGTGAAAAACTGAGATATTCCAATGTTCCCAATGGGCTAAAAGGCTTGGGAATTACCATGCTGATTACCGGTTTAATGGGAATTGCATTTATGTCCTTTATGGGAATTGACCTGTAA
- a CDS encoding DUF502 domain-containing protein yields the protein MSFTSKRVINYFLKGLLFVVPLAITIYIIYGVIQFLDNLIPITIPGFGILIVFGLITFIGYLASIFITKPIFELLERWLFRIPLVNILYTSIKDLMSAFVGDKKKFNTPVKVDLTENISRLGFITQDNLEVIGEQDMVAIYFPHSYNFSGNCFLVPRKNVKILENVKSTDVMKFIVSGGVSELSGSNHKSEENN from the coding sequence ATGTCCTTTACTTCAAAGCGTGTAATTAACTATTTTCTTAAAGGGTTGCTTTTTGTGGTGCCCTTGGCTATAACCATTTATATTATTTATGGTGTAATCCAGTTTCTGGATAACCTTATTCCAATTACAATACCTGGTTTTGGAATTTTAATTGTTTTTGGTTTGATTACTTTTATAGGGTATTTGGCAAGTATATTCATTACCAAGCCCATATTTGAATTATTGGAGAGATGGTTGTTCAGGATCCCTTTGGTCAATATACTTTATACCAGTATTAAAGATTTGATGTCTGCCTTCGTGGGAGACAAAAAGAAATTTAATACACCTGTAAAGGTTGATTTGACTGAGAATATTAGCAGATTGGGATTTATCACACAAGATAACCTGGAAGTGATAGGGGAGCAGGATATGGTAGCCATATACTTTCCCCATTCCTATAATTTTAGTGGAAACTGCTTTTTAGTTCCAAGAAAAAATGTGAAAATTCTGGAAAATGTAAAAAGTACCGATGTGATGAAGTTTATTGTATCGGGTGGAGTTTCGGAGTTAAGTGGCTCCAACCATAAAAGTGAAGAAAACAATTAA
- the trxA gene encoding thioredoxin codes for MAKAIEITDANFEEIIKSEHPILVDFWAEWCGPCKMIGPVVEEIAGEYEGKAVIGKVDVDANPAVASKFGIRSIPTLLFFKGGEVVDKQVGAVPKAVLAQKLEAQI; via the coding sequence ATGGCAAAAGCAATTGAAATTACTGACGCAAACTTTGAAGAAATCATTAAATCAGAGCACCCTATCTTGGTAGATTTTTGGGCTGAATGGTGTGGACCTTGTAAGATGATCGGTCCGGTAGTGGAAGAAATTGCTGGAGAATACGAAGGAAAAGCAGTGATCGGCAAAGTTGACGTTGACGCCAACCCTGCTGTTGCATCCAAGTTTGGCATTAGAAGTATACCTACTTTATTGTTCTTCAAGGGTGGTGAAGTAGTTGATAAGCAAGTTGGTGCCGTGCCAAAAGCTGTTTTGGCCCAGAAGCTTGAAGCTCAGATTTAA
- a CDS encoding bifunctional alpha,alpha-trehalose-phosphate synthase (UDP-forming)/trehalose-phosphatase: protein MGKTIIVSNRLPVSLRHKNGKFEFKPSAGGLATGLGSIYKEGENIWIGWPGNDVADAEQRAEIIIELHELKMAPVFLTSRDIEQFYEGFSNETLWPAFHYFTQYINYDESHWEAYVRVNEKFCEAILKKADPDDTIWVHDYQLLLLPQMLRDRLPNATIAFFQHIPFPSYEIMRMLPWRKEILSGMCGADLIGFHTYDDMRHFLSAVGRILGLSNESGYIQSENRLINVDSFPMGIDYNKFAKSAKSKKTKDVVKKFKELLGNQKLLLSIDRLDYSKGIPQRIKAFDDFLSKNPEYHEKVSMIMIVVPSRAGVKSYIELKEEIDTLVGRINSDYSTLNWVPIHYFYRSFPFEELSAFYSMSDIALVTPLRDGMNLVCKEFVASKSENNGVLILSEMAGASKELQDAILVNPNNLAGVSDAIKQALTLEKKEQNARIKSMQDTIQRYDVFQWVKVFMDRLDHVKKRQYDLQSKEVDAEVISELHGYYQESKKPIIFLDYDGTLVGFKNKPEDAFPDKELKNLIDKLTKKSQVVIISGRDKETLGNWFKDHDVDLIAEHGVWLHKNDGKKKWEPYAEVDDNWKPDIRQVMEYYVQRTPGAFIEEKHHSLVWHYRKVESGLGDLRMRELFSHLKYMARGHNLQVLEGNMVLEIKRPDINKGRAASSFLKGNGYDFVLAIGDDWTDEDTFKAMPKNAYSIRVGYSYTQANYNIKSPKEVRYLLNKLT from the coding sequence ATGGGAAAGACAATTATTGTTTCAAACAGGTTGCCGGTTAGTTTAAGGCATAAAAACGGAAAATTCGAATTTAAACCCAGTGCTGGGGGGTTGGCAACTGGATTAGGATCAATTTATAAAGAAGGGGAGAATATCTGGATAGGATGGCCGGGAAATGATGTAGCCGATGCCGAACAAAGGGCTGAAATTATTATCGAGTTACATGAACTAAAAATGGCCCCAGTTTTTTTGACTAGCCGGGATATTGAGCAATTTTATGAGGGGTTTAGTAATGAAACCTTATGGCCGGCATTTCATTATTTTACTCAATATATTAATTATGATGAATCCCATTGGGAGGCTTATGTTAGGGTGAATGAAAAATTTTGTGAGGCCATTTTGAAAAAAGCAGATCCGGATGATACCATTTGGGTCCATGATTACCAATTATTGCTTTTGCCTCAAATGTTAAGAGACCGATTGCCCAATGCCACCATTGCATTTTTTCAGCATATTCCGTTTCCTTCCTATGAAATCATGAGAATGCTTCCCTGGAGGAAGGAAATTCTATCGGGAATGTGTGGGGCTGATTTAATAGGTTTTCATACCTATGATGATATGCGTCACTTTTTAAGTGCAGTAGGTAGGATTCTGGGTTTATCCAATGAAAGTGGATATATCCAGTCTGAGAACAGATTGATCAATGTAGATTCATTCCCTATGGGGATTGATTATAATAAGTTTGCCAAGTCAGCAAAATCCAAAAAGACCAAGGACGTAGTAAAGAAATTCAAGGAGTTGTTGGGCAATCAAAAACTTTTACTGAGCATTGACAGATTGGATTATTCTAAAGGTATCCCTCAGCGGATCAAGGCCTTTGATGATTTTTTAAGCAAAAATCCTGAATACCATGAAAAGGTATCCATGATAATGATAGTGGTTCCTTCCCGTGCGGGAGTTAAATCCTATATCGAATTGAAAGAGGAGATCGATACCTTGGTAGGCCGGATCAATAGTGATTATTCCACGCTCAATTGGGTGCCCATCCATTATTTCTATAGGAGTTTTCCTTTTGAAGAGTTAAGTGCTTTTTACAGTATGTCGGATATTGCCTTGGTGACCCCTCTTAGGGATGGAATGAATTTGGTATGTAAAGAATTTGTGGCCAGTAAAAGTGAAAATAACGGCGTATTGATACTTTCAGAAATGGCGGGTGCCAGTAAAGAGCTTCAGGATGCCATTTTGGTCAACCCTAATAACCTGGCAGGGGTTTCAGATGCCATCAAACAGGCTTTGACTTTGGAAAAAAAGGAACAAAATGCCAGAATAAAATCCATGCAGGATACCATTCAGCGTTATGATGTTTTCCAATGGGTTAAGGTGTTTATGGACCGCTTAGACCATGTGAAAAAAAGGCAATATGATCTGCAATCCAAAGAAGTGGATGCGGAGGTGATCTCTGAGCTTCATGGTTATTATCAGGAATCTAAAAAGCCCATCATCTTTTTGGATTATGATGGCACCTTGGTTGGGTTTAAAAACAAACCTGAAGATGCCTTTCCTGATAAAGAATTGAAAAACCTAATCGATAAGTTGACTAAAAAATCCCAAGTGGTGATTATCAGTGGACGGGATAAAGAAACCTTGGGCAACTGGTTTAAGGATCATGATGTGGACTTGATTGCAGAACATGGTGTTTGGCTTCATAAGAATGATGGGAAAAAGAAGTGGGAGCCTTATGCAGAAGTGGATGACAATTGGAAGCCAGATATCCGACAGGTAATGGAATATTATGTCCAGAGAACTCCGGGAGCTTTCATTGAGGAGAAGCATCATTCTTTGGTGTGGCATTACAGGAAAGTAGAAAGTGGGCTTGGAGATTTGAGAATGAGGGAATTGTTCAGCCATTTGAAATATATGGCAAGGGGGCATAATCTCCAGGTTTTGGAAGGTAATATGGTATTGGAAATCAAAAGGCCCGATATAAATAAGGGCCGAGCTGCCTCATCCTTTTTGAAAGGTAATGGGTATGATTTTGTATTGGCCATTGGTGACGACTGGACTGATGAAGATACCTTTAAGGCCATGCCTAAAAACGCTTATAGCATTAGGGTAGGATATAGTTACACCCAGGCCAATTATAATATAAAAAGTCCAAAAGAAGTCAGGTACCTATTGAACAAATTGACTTAG
- a CDS encoding glycoside hydrolase family 15 protein: MKKHLYESGLIGNCAYIAHIEKNTNVSWLCFPRFDSDFVFGGMLDRKKGGEFTILPEKGDFNSKQEYLENTNILKTTITLDEDGDSYSVTDFAPRFHNFDRYFKPLMVIRKIEPIKGEPRIKINCRPVTERGNKVLKPSMSSNHIDYLGAEQEIRLTTNCSINYVMEDMAFRLQRPIYLFFTYGRPLEAAVEKTAETFLQSTTQYWREWIKSTSIPHFYQRLVVRSALVLKIHQFEDTGAIIAASTTSLPESPGSTRNWDYRYCWIRDSYYTLNVFNSLGHFQELERYFEYIQNLPTNSRGRYQPLYSITGSAVLEEQLSDLSGYLDNKPVRFGNQAFTHIQNDLYGQVLVSLLPLYADKRFIESEKSHSAPFINNLLDKISETMNEKDAGLWEFRNIQQEHCYTFLFHWAGACAAIKIAERLQDEGMKSKAIQLKHEAKQKIESCYVPEMKAYAQAIGTKNMDASTLQLITMGYFGNDIERANNHLKMLEKDLLAKDYLFYRYKHMDDFGVPETTFLICAFWYIEALACVNRMDEAVEGFETLIQHCNHLNLFSEDVEQHSGSQWGNFPQAYSHVGLMNAAYRIGLKLDRPNFL; encoded by the coding sequence ATGAAGAAACACCTTTATGAAAGTGGGCTGATTGGTAACTGTGCTTATATTGCCCACATTGAAAAGAACACCAACGTTAGCTGGCTTTGTTTTCCACGATTTGACAGTGACTTTGTTTTTGGAGGGATGCTTGACCGAAAAAAGGGAGGGGAATTTACCATCCTCCCAGAAAAAGGTGACTTCAACTCCAAACAGGAATACTTGGAAAACACCAACATCCTTAAGACTACTATTACCCTTGATGAAGATGGTGACTCCTATTCTGTGACGGACTTTGCCCCGCGGTTTCACAATTTTGATCGCTATTTTAAACCATTGATGGTGATCAGAAAAATTGAACCCATCAAGGGCGAACCACGGATTAAAATTAATTGCCGTCCAGTAACCGAGAGAGGGAACAAAGTTTTAAAACCTTCCATGAGCAGTAATCATATTGATTATCTGGGAGCTGAACAGGAAATTAGGCTGACCACCAACTGTTCCATCAATTATGTCATGGAAGACATGGCCTTTCGTCTGCAAAGGCCCATCTATTTGTTTTTCACTTATGGAAGGCCCTTAGAAGCCGCAGTGGAAAAAACGGCTGAGACCTTTTTACAGTCCACCACCCAATATTGGCGGGAATGGATCAAATCTACCAGTATCCCACATTTCTATCAACGCCTAGTTGTTAGGTCAGCATTAGTATTAAAAATACACCAGTTTGAAGATACTGGGGCCATCATCGCTGCTTCCACCACGAGCTTGCCGGAATCCCCTGGAAGCACCAGAAACTGGGATTACCGTTATTGTTGGATCAGGGATAGTTATTATACCCTTAATGTATTCAATTCGCTTGGTCATTTCCAGGAATTGGAACGATACTTTGAATACATCCAAAATCTACCCACCAATTCCAGGGGACGTTACCAACCCCTGTATTCCATTACGGGCTCTGCTGTATTGGAGGAGCAACTGAGTGATCTGTCCGGTTACCTGGACAACAAACCTGTCCGTTTTGGAAATCAAGCATTTACTCACATTCAAAATGACTTATACGGCCAGGTCTTGGTAAGTTTATTACCACTGTATGCTGATAAAAGGTTTATAGAATCAGAAAAAAGCCATTCTGCACCTTTTATCAATAATCTACTGGATAAAATTTCAGAGACCATGAATGAAAAGGATGCAGGTCTGTGGGAATTTAGAAATATTCAACAGGAGCATTGTTATACTTTCCTTTTCCATTGGGCTGGAGCCTGTGCAGCCATAAAAATTGCAGAAAGGCTCCAAGATGAAGGCATGAAGTCCAAAGCCATCCAACTTAAGCATGAAGCAAAACAAAAAATTGAATCGTGCTATGTTCCGGAAATGAAAGCCTATGCCCAAGCAATTGGGACAAAAAACATGGATGCCAGTACCCTTCAATTGATTACCATGGGATATTTTGGAAATGACATTGAAAGGGCCAACAATCATTTAAAAATGTTGGAGAAGGATCTTTTGGCTAAAGATTATCTGTTTTACCGCTACAAACATATGGATGATTTCGGAGTCCCTGAAACCACTTTCCTAATCTGTGCTTTTTGGTACATTGAAGCTTTGGCCTGTGTCAACAGAATGGATGAAGCTGTGGAAGGGTTTGAAACTTTGATTCAACACTGCAATCACCTCAATTTGTTTTCCGAAGATGTAGAACAACATTCTGGAAGTCAATGGGGCAATTTCCCTCAAGCTTATAGCCATGTAGGCTTGATGAATGCCGCTTACCGGATTGGACTGAAATTGGACAGACCCAATTTCCTATAG
- the rsmG gene encoding 16S rRNA (guanine(527)-N(7))-methyltransferase RsmG, translating into MNQELDLILKYFPDLSDQQKEQFAALGDLYQEWNQKINVISRKDMDQFYTHHVLHSLGIAKVMAFKPKTWILDIGTGGGFPGIPLAILFPEARFHLVDSIGKKITVVKDIAKTLKLSNVEAQQVRAENLNRKYDFIISRAVTRMANFYPWAKKKFKKEDFNEMQNGILYLKGGDIDEEMEELNLSYVPYHLEDYFEEDFFETKKVIYMPYEGKR; encoded by the coding sequence ATGAACCAGGAACTTGACTTGATCCTCAAATACTTCCCTGATCTTTCCGACCAACAAAAAGAACAATTTGCTGCACTTGGAGATTTGTACCAGGAATGGAACCAAAAAATCAATGTCATCAGCAGAAAAGACATGGATCAATTTTACACCCACCATGTGCTGCATTCGCTGGGGATTGCAAAAGTAATGGCTTTCAAACCAAAAACATGGATCCTGGACATTGGGACCGGAGGAGGGTTTCCCGGTATTCCGCTGGCCATATTATTTCCTGAAGCAAGGTTCCACCTGGTGGATTCCATTGGCAAAAAAATTACCGTTGTTAAAGACATCGCCAAGACCCTTAAATTAAGCAACGTGGAAGCCCAACAAGTACGGGCTGAAAACCTGAACCGAAAATATGATTTTATTATCAGCCGGGCTGTTACCAGAATGGCCAATTTTTACCCTTGGGCAAAGAAAAAATTCAAAAAAGAGGACTTCAACGAAATGCAAAACGGTATTTTGTATCTCAAAGGAGGGGATATAGACGAGGAAATGGAAGAATTAAACCTTTCCTATGTCCCATACCACTTGGAAGATTACTTTGAAGAGGATTTTTTTGAAACCAAAAAAGTGATTTATATGCCTTACGAAGGAAAAAGATAA